Proteins from a genomic interval of Streptomyces fodineus:
- the bldC gene encoding developmental transcriptional regulator BldC, with the protein MTARTPDAEPLLTPAEVATMFRVDPKTVTRWAKAGKLTSIRTLGGHRRYREAEVRALLAGIPQQRSEA; encoded by the coding sequence ATGACCGCTCGCACCCCTGATGCCGAGCCGCTGCTGACCCCGGCTGAGGTCGCCACGATGTTCCGCGTCGACCCCAAGACGGTCACGCGGTGGGCGAAGGCCGGCAAGCTCACTTCCATCCGCACGCTCGGCGGGCACCGCCGCTACCGCGAGGCCGAGGTCCGCGCCCTGCTGGCGGGCATCCCGCAGCAGCGCAGCGAGGCCTGA
- a CDS encoding DUF6274 family protein: MAASARHETRALLRAHLAAASSYRHLTRHCAVCHHLLRLAMDAGPLGPEAGDEEAEDNSPRTA, translated from the coding sequence ATGGCGGCATCGGCCAGGCACGAGACGCGGGCGCTGCTGAGGGCCCATCTGGCGGCCGCCTCGTCCTATCGGCATCTCACCCGCCACTGCGCCGTCTGCCATCACCTGCTGCGGCTGGCGATGGATGCCGGCCCCCTGGGCCCCGAGGCGGGCGACGAGGAAGCCGAGGACAACAGTCCCCGCACCGCGTGA
- the hrpA gene encoding ATP-dependent RNA helicase HrpA, with the protein MSTHPAPVLGTLAPRLTELSLRDAHRLGRRLEGARKIRTPEARAAVLAEIEGEIGKAEARIGERRARVPAVTYPEQLPVSQKKDVIAAAIRDHQVVIVAGETGSGKTTQIPKICMELGRGVRGMIGHTQPRRIAARTVAERVAEELRTPLGEAVGWKVRFTDQVNPDATFIKLMTDGILLAEIQTDRELRAYDTIIIDEAHERSLNIDFLLGYLAQLLPKRPDLKVVITSATIDPERFSRHFGEAPIIEVSGRTYPVEVRYRPLLEEDAEDADRDQITAIIDAVEELQGEGQGDILVFLSGEREIRDTADALERKKYRFTEILPLYARLSHAEQHRVFQPHTGRRIVLATNVAETSLTVPGIKYVIDPGFARISRYSHRTKVQRLPIEPISQASANQRKGRCGRTSDGICIRLYSEDDFLARPEFTDAEILRTNLASVILQMTAAGLGDIEKFPFIDPPDHRNIRDGVQLLQELHALDPAQKDPRKRLTDTGRKLAQLPVDPRLARMVLEADRNDCVREVMVIAAALSIQDPRERPADKQTQADQQHARFKDETSDFLAYLNLWRYIREQQKERGSSSFRRMCKQEYLNFLRIREWQDIYTQLRTVAKQMGIHLSEEDAPADRVHVSLLAGLLSHIGMKDVREGNKNEYLGARNAKFAIFPGSALFKKQPKFVMSAELVETSRLWARVNARIEPEWVEPLAGHLLKRTYSEPHWEKDQAAVMAYEKVTLYGVPIVAQRKVNYGRIDPETSRELFIRNALVEGDWRTHHKFFADNRKLLSEVEELEHRARRRDIVVDDETLFDFYDQRVPEHVVSGAHFDSWWKHKRHEQPDFLDFEREMLIRESAEAVTKADYPDSWRQGQLKFRVTYQFEPGADADGVTVHIPLQVLNQVTDEGFDWQIPGLRAEVVTELIRSLPKPVRRHYVPAPNYAKAFLDKAVPLQEPLTVTMARELKRMVGVPFEADDFDWSKVPDHLKITFRIVDERRRKLAEDKDLQALKLTLKPKARKALSQAAAATASREGGESLERSGLTDWTIGTLTRVFETRRAGQPVKAYPALVDDGDTVSVRLFDTEAEQAEAMWKGTRRLILRNIPVNPAKFASEKLTNAQKLALSANPHGSVQALFDDCAMAAADKLIGDFGGPVWDEESYRKLYDKVRAEIVDTTVRAVAQVQQVLAAWQACERRLKAVRSPALLANLTDVRKQLDALVKPGFVTWAGIRRLPDLMRYLVAADRRLQQMPTGVQRDTTRMEKVHEMQDEYAWLLEQLPQGRPVPSSVLDIRWMIEELRVSYFAHALGTAYPVSDKRIVKAIDAAVP; encoded by the coding sequence ATGTCTACGCATCCCGCCCCCGTCCTCGGCACCCTCGCTCCCCGCCTGACCGAATTGTCGCTGCGCGACGCGCACCGGCTCGGCCGACGGCTCGAGGGCGCGCGCAAGATCCGTACGCCGGAGGCCCGCGCCGCCGTCCTCGCCGAGATCGAGGGCGAGATCGGCAAGGCCGAGGCACGGATCGGTGAGCGGCGTGCCCGTGTGCCCGCCGTCACCTACCCCGAGCAGCTGCCGGTCAGCCAGAAGAAGGATGTGATCGCGGCGGCCATCCGCGATCACCAGGTCGTCATCGTCGCCGGTGAGACCGGTTCCGGCAAGACCACGCAGATCCCGAAGATCTGTATGGAGCTCGGGCGTGGCGTACGCGGCATGATCGGGCACACGCAGCCCCGGCGTATCGCCGCCCGGACCGTCGCCGAGCGGGTGGCGGAGGAGCTGAGGACGCCCCTCGGCGAGGCCGTCGGCTGGAAAGTGCGGTTCACCGACCAGGTGAACCCGGACGCCACCTTCATCAAGCTGATGACGGACGGCATCCTGCTCGCCGAGATCCAGACCGACCGTGAGCTGCGCGCCTACGACACGATCATCATCGACGAGGCCCATGAGCGGTCGCTGAACATCGACTTCCTGCTCGGGTACCTCGCCCAGCTGCTGCCGAAGCGGCCGGACCTCAAGGTCGTCATCACCTCCGCGACCATCGACCCCGAGCGCTTCTCCCGGCACTTCGGCGAGGCCCCGATCATCGAGGTCAGCGGGCGGACATACCCCGTCGAGGTCCGCTACCGGCCGCTGCTGGAGGAGGACGCCGAGGACGCCGACCGGGACCAGATCACCGCCATCATCGACGCCGTCGAGGAGCTCCAGGGCGAGGGCCAGGGCGACATCCTCGTCTTCCTCTCCGGCGAGCGGGAGATCCGGGACACCGCCGACGCGCTGGAGCGGAAGAAGTACAGGTTCACCGAGATCCTGCCCCTGTACGCCCGGCTCTCGCACGCCGAGCAGCACCGGGTCTTCCAGCCGCACACCGGGCGCAGGATCGTTCTGGCGACCAACGTCGCCGAGACGTCCCTCACCGTCCCCGGGATCAAGTACGTCATCGACCCCGGCTTCGCCCGGATCAGCCGCTACAGCCACCGCACCAAGGTCCAGCGGCTGCCCATCGAGCCGATCTCCCAGGCCAGCGCCAACCAGCGCAAGGGCCGTTGCGGTCGTACGTCCGACGGCATCTGCATCCGGCTGTACAGCGAGGACGACTTCCTCGCCCGGCCGGAGTTCACGGACGCCGAGATCCTGCGTACGAACCTGGCCTCCGTCATCCTCCAGATGACCGCCGCCGGCCTCGGCGACATCGAGAAGTTCCCCTTCATCGACCCGCCGGACCACCGCAACATCCGCGACGGCGTACAGCTGCTGCAGGAGCTGCACGCGCTGGACCCCGCCCAGAAGGACCCCCGCAAGCGGCTCACCGACACCGGCCGCAAGCTGGCCCAGCTGCCCGTCGACCCGCGCCTGGCCCGGATGGTCCTGGAGGCGGACCGGAACGACTGTGTCCGCGAGGTCATGGTCATCGCCGCAGCGCTGTCCATCCAGGACCCGCGCGAGCGCCCGGCCGACAAGCAGACCCAGGCCGACCAGCAGCACGCCCGCTTCAAGGACGAGACCAGCGACTTCCTCGCCTACCTCAACCTGTGGCGGTACATCCGCGAGCAGCAGAAGGAGCGGGGCTCCAGCTCCTTCCGCCGGATGTGCAAGCAGGAGTACCTGAACTTCCTGCGCATTCGCGAATGGCAGGACATCTACACCCAGCTGCGCACGGTCGCCAAGCAGATGGGCATCCACCTCAGCGAGGAGGACGCCCCCGCCGACCGCGTCCACGTCTCGCTCCTGGCCGGCCTGCTCTCCCACATCGGGATGAAGGACGTACGGGAGGGCAACAAGAACGAGTACCTGGGCGCCCGCAACGCCAAGTTCGCGATCTTCCCGGGCTCGGCGCTGTTCAAGAAGCAGCCCAAGTTCGTGATGTCGGCCGAGCTGGTGGAAACCTCCAGGCTCTGGGCGCGGGTCAACGCCAGGATCGAGCCGGAGTGGGTCGAGCCGCTCGCCGGGCACCTGCTGAAGCGGACGTACAGCGAACCGCACTGGGAGAAGGACCAGGCGGCCGTGATGGCGTACGAGAAGGTCACGCTGTACGGCGTCCCGATCGTCGCCCAGCGCAAGGTGAACTACGGCCGGATCGACCCGGAGACGAGCCGCGAGCTTTTCATCCGCAACGCGCTGGTCGAGGGCGACTGGCGCACGCACCACAAGTTCTTCGCCGACAACCGCAAACTCCTCAGCGAGGTCGAGGAGTTGGAGCACCGCGCGCGGCGCCGGGACATCGTGGTCGACGACGAGACGCTGTTCGACTTCTACGACCAGCGGGTGCCCGAGCACGTCGTGTCCGGGGCGCACTTCGACTCCTGGTGGAAGCACAAGCGGCACGAGCAGCCGGACTTCCTGGACTTCGAGCGGGAGATGCTCATCCGGGAGTCGGCGGAGGCGGTCACCAAGGCCGACTATCCGGACTCCTGGCGGCAGGGGCAGCTGAAGTTCCGGGTGACGTACCAGTTCGAGCCGGGCGCGGACGCCGACGGCGTGACGGTCCACATCCCGCTCCAGGTCCTCAACCAGGTCACGGACGAGGGCTTCGACTGGCAGATCCCGGGCCTGCGTGCGGAGGTGGTGACGGAGCTGATCCGTTCCCTCCCCAAGCCCGTCCGCCGTCACTACGTACCCGCGCCGAACTACGCGAAGGCGTTCCTGGACAAGGCGGTGCCCCTGCAGGAGCCGCTGACGGTGACGATGGCGCGCGAGCTGAAGCGGATGGTCGGCGTCCCCTTCGAGGCCGACGACTTCGACTGGTCCAAGGTCCCCGACCACCTCAAGATCACCTTCCGGATCGTCGACGAGCGGCGGCGGAAGCTGGCCGAGGACAAGGACCTTCAGGCGCTGAAGCTCACGCTGAAGCCGAAGGCCCGCAAGGCCCTGTCGCAGGCGGCGGCAGCGACCGCCTCCCGCGAGGGCGGGGAGTCCCTGGAGCGCTCGGGCCTGACCGACTGGACGATCGGCACGCTCACCCGGGTCTTCGAGACCCGCCGGGCCGGCCAGCCGGTCAAGGCGTACCCGGCGCTGGTGGACGACGGCGACACGGTCTCGGTCCGCCTCTTCGACACGGAGGCCGAGCAGGCCGAGGCCATGTGGAAGGGCACCCGGCGGCTGATCCTGCGGAACATCCCGGTGAACCCGGCGAAGTTCGCGTCCGAGAAGCTGACGAACGCCCAGAAGCTCGCCCTCTCCGCCAACCCGCACGGCTCGGTCCAGGCCCTGTTCGACGACTGCGCGATGGCGGCGGCGGACAAGCTGATCGGGGACTTCGGCGGGCCGGTGTGGGACGAGGAGTCGTACCGGAAGCTGTACGACAAGGTGCGCGCGGAGATCGTCGACACGACGGTCCGCGCGGTCGCCCAGGTGCAGCAGGTCCTCGCGGCCTGGCAGGCCTGTGAACGCCGTCTGAAGGCCGTGCGCAGCCCCGCGCTGCTGGCGAACCTGACGGACGTACGCAAGCAGCTGGACGCCCTGGTGAAGCCGGGATTCGTCACCTGGGCGGGCATACGCCGCCTGCCCGACCTGATGCGCTATCTGGTGGCCGCGGACCGGCGTCTGCAGCAGATGCCGACGGGCGTCCAGCGGGACACCACGCGCATGGAGAAGGTCCACGAGATGCAGGACGAGTACGCCTGGCTCCTGGAACAGCTCCCCCAGGGCCGGCCGGTCCCGTCCTCGGTCCTGGACATCCGCTGGATGATCGAGGAGCTGAGGGTCAGCTACTTCGCCCATGCCCTCGGCACCGCCTACCCCGTCTCCGACAAGCGGATCGTGAAGGCGATCGACGCGGCGGTGCCGTAA
- a CDS encoding metallophosphoesterase family protein, whose amino-acid sequence MVRVPVAALRTLTSRLRTTTNRLRSTTSRPRTARRAIRPLPAPQPATPELAARPRPWLQALGLTAVVLVGAWLGLLIVGNVRAPVGPMNTTMALRPSLSGGTKINISPLGALTLDSHVAPVRLDVNVDQLDPLRSQALVDHPERISGLQTEVAKDVEHGTLDLAVRSCAAVVAGATTLGLAVYRSPRRALTAGGLALTLLAASGASAYATWNPKSVLEPKFSGLLSSAPAVVGNARSIVTDFDVYQKELARLVTNVTKLYDVTSTLPAYQPDPSTIRVLHVSDIHLNPASWKIIASLVEQYKVNVIVDSGDTMDHGIAAENGFLDPIRDLGVPYVWVRGNHDSRTTQRYLERMKNVHVLDDGRAQTVAGLRFAGIGDPQFTPDRSVAPGGDAAERLAGDRLASALRDQKARHAPVDIAVAHEPVAARETDGEVPLVLCGHLHHEGDELLPYGTRLRMEGSTGGSGLRAVEREYPAPIEASILYLGRGNHRLQAWDAIKLGGLGETTAEVSRHLADENRPKTAPSPGASSPSPSTSSTPSP is encoded by the coding sequence ATGGTCCGCGTCCCCGTCGCAGCCCTCCGCACGCTGACGAGCCGTCTGCGCACCACGACGAACCGCCTGCGCAGCACGACGAGCCGTCCGCGCACCGCCCGCCGCGCCATCCGCCCGCTCCCCGCCCCGCAACCGGCCACCCCGGAACTCGCCGCCCGGCCCCGCCCCTGGCTCCAGGCCCTCGGCCTCACGGCCGTCGTGCTGGTCGGCGCCTGGCTGGGCCTGCTGATCGTCGGAAACGTACGGGCCCCGGTCGGGCCCATGAACACGACGATGGCACTGCGCCCCTCCCTCAGCGGCGGCACGAAGATCAACATCTCGCCGCTGGGCGCGCTCACCCTGGACAGCCATGTGGCCCCCGTCCGCCTGGACGTGAACGTCGACCAGCTCGACCCGCTCCGCTCCCAGGCCCTGGTCGACCACCCGGAGCGGATCTCCGGCCTCCAGACCGAGGTCGCCAAGGATGTCGAGCACGGCACCCTGGACCTGGCCGTACGCTCCTGTGCCGCCGTCGTCGCCGGAGCCACGACCCTCGGCCTCGCCGTCTACCGCAGCCCCCGCCGGGCTCTGACCGCCGGCGGCCTCGCCCTGACGCTGCTGGCGGCGTCAGGGGCGAGCGCGTACGCCACCTGGAACCCGAAGTCGGTCCTGGAACCGAAGTTCTCCGGCCTGCTCAGCTCGGCGCCGGCGGTGGTCGGCAACGCGCGCAGCATCGTCACCGACTTCGACGTCTACCAGAAGGAACTGGCCCGCCTGGTGACCAATGTGACGAAGCTCTACGACGTCACCTCCACGCTCCCGGCCTACCAGCCGGACCCCTCCACCATCCGGGTCCTGCACGTCTCGGACATCCACCTCAACCCGGCGAGCTGGAAGATCATCGCCTCGCTGGTGGAGCAGTACAAGGTGAACGTGATCGTCGACTCCGGCGATACGATGGACCACGGCATAGCGGCCGAGAACGGCTTCCTGGACCCGATCCGGGACCTGGGGGTGCCGTACGTCTGGGTGCGGGGCAACCACGACTCCCGGACCACCCAGCGCTATCTGGAGCGGATGAAGAACGTGCACGTCCTGGACGACGGCCGGGCCCAGACGGTCGCCGGCCTGCGCTTCGCCGGCATCGGCGACCCGCAGTTCACCCCCGACCGCTCGGTGGCGCCCGGAGGCGACGCGGCCGAGCGGCTGGCGGGCGACCGGCTGGCCAGCGCCCTGCGCGACCAGAAGGCCCGGCACGCCCCGGTCGACATCGCCGTCGCCCACGAGCCGGTCGCGGCCCGCGAGACGGACGGCGAGGTGCCACTGGTGCTGTGCGGCCATCTGCACCACGAAGGGGACGAACTGCTGCCCTACGGCACCCGGCTGCGCATGGAGGGCTCCACGGGCGGAAGCGGGCTGCGGGCGGTGGAGCGCGAGTACCCCGCCCCGATCGAGGCGTCGATCCTCTACCTCGGCCGCGGCAACCACCGCCTCCAGGCCTGGGACGCGATCAAACTGGGCGGACTCGGCGAGACGACGGCCGAGGTCAGCCGCCATCTGGCGGACGAGAACCGACCGAAGACCGCGCCTTCCCCGGGCGCCTCGTCCCCCTCCCCCTCCACCTCGTCGACCCCCTCGCCGTAA
- a CDS encoding metallopeptidase family protein: protein MLEMTREEFEELVAEALDRIPPELTRLMDNVAVFVEDEPPADDPELLGLYEGTPLTDRGEWYAGVLPDRITIYRGPTLRLCDSRADVVAETEVTVVHEIAHHFGIDDARLHGLGYG, encoded by the coding sequence GTGCTGGAGATGACGCGCGAGGAGTTCGAGGAGCTGGTCGCCGAGGCGCTCGACCGGATCCCGCCGGAGCTGACGCGGCTCATGGACAACGTGGCGGTGTTCGTGGAGGACGAACCGCCCGCCGACGACCCCGAGCTGCTCGGCCTGTACGAGGGCACGCCCCTGACCGACCGGGGCGAGTGGTACGCGGGCGTGCTGCCGGACCGGATCACCATCTACCGCGGGCCGACGCTGAGACTGTGCGACAGCCGCGCCGACGTCGTCGCGGAGACCGAGGTGACCGTGGTCCACGAGATCGCCCACCACTTCGGCATCGACGACGCCCGGTTGCACGGGCTCGGGTACGGGTGA